In Papaver somniferum cultivar HN1 chromosome 1, ASM357369v1, whole genome shotgun sequence, a genomic segment contains:
- the LOC113356258 gene encoding protein FAR1-RELATED SEQUENCE 5-like: MRTDYKAVMMIKKRNDRWVVSGVVEEHNHKLVSPSKRHNLRSLRKISSSQKQQIVNFRLAGVKTNQLINYLEVENGGVNNIGFLPKDARNYLSTKRQLELKYGDAQVVLDYFERQQMENPSFLYSIQVDSEGQMTIFLGDYYFDPKSRMDYYYFGDIVCFDLTYSTNRYDMPFVPIVGINHHHQTVLFDAALLYSESEDSFEWVMKTWMRAMHGKTPKVILTYQESTIGGAIASVLPGTRHRYCLWHISRNAMKNLSNVIKEFVSEFSNCLYGYETVEQFEHGWTTMLENHELQNNKWLLNLYEKREYWASVYTRDTHLEGFVVENIQNLPSQHVLKRWTRDAKSGTVVFDQDEEISADRRDAVTIRYSKLCQDAINIVVKGSTFVPVYNVAVQVLQKALEDIEKAIKDSQVNAESQSDAILNENNRMHVENVGNLTNARKLVGDPPIVKRKGKNGAMKSWIDKLNNKRKSNETKARKKLRESTRLEPNDVNTQEKQPRIKKKRKSKDSFREINSQPESLHGMF; the protein is encoded by the exons ATGAGGACAGATTACAAGGCAGTGATGATGATAAAGAAGAGAAACGATAGATGGGTTGTGTCTGGTGTTGTAGAAGAACACAATCATAAACTTGTTTCCCCAAGTAAAAGGCACAATCTCCGGTCATTGAGAAAAATAAGTAGTAGCCAAAAACAGCAAATCGTGAACTTTAGACTAGCAGGCGTTAAAACAAATCAATTGATAAACTATTTGGAAGTTGAGAATGGTGGAGTGAATAACATTGGGTTTCTTCCAAAAGATGCTAGAAATTATTTGAGTACAAAAAGGCAGTTGGAGCTAAAATATGGAGATGCTCAAGTTGTACTAGACTACTTCGAACGCCAGCAAATGGAAAATCCATCATTTTTATATTCAATTCAAGTTGATTCAGAAGGCCAAATGACTATTTTTTTGGGGGACTATTACTTTGATCCTAAGTCAAGGATGGACTATTACTATTTTGGAGATATCGTTTGCTTTGATCTTACTTATAGTACAAATAGATATGACATGCCATTTGTTCCGATAGtaggaatcaatcatcatcatcaaactgTTTTATTTGATGCCGCTCTCCTTTATTCCGAAAGTGAAGACTCGTTTGAGTGGGTAATGAAAACATGGATGAGGGCAATGCACGGCAAAACACCAAAGGTTATACTTACATATCAAGAATCAACTATTGGGGGAGCGATTGCAAGTGTTCTGCCAGGTACGCGTCATAGATATTGCTTATGGCATATTAGCAGAAATGCTATGAAAAATTTATCTAATGTAATCAAAGAATTTGTTTCGGAGTTCAGCAATTGCTTATATGGGTATGAGACAGTTGAACAATTTGAGCATGGTTGGACGACAATGCTTGAGAATCATGAACTGCAGAACAATAAGTGGTTGCTAAATTTGTATGAAAAACGTGAATATTGGGCCTCAGTGTATACGCGTGAT ACACATCTTGAAGGTTTTGTAGTTGAGAATATTCAGAATCTTCCATCTCAACATGTCTTAAAACGGTGGACAAGAGATGCTAAATCTGGAACTGTAGTGTTCGACCAGGATGAAGAAATTTCAGCTGATCGTCGGGATGCAGTTACAATTAGATATAGTAAACTTTGTCAAGATGCAATAAATATTGTAGTTAAAGGTTCTACATTTGTACCAGTATATAACGTCGCAGTTCAAGTATTACAAAAGGCCTTAGAAGATATCGAGAAAGCGATAAAAGACTCTCAAGTAAATGCCGAAAGTCAGTCTGATGCAATCCTAAATGAAAATAATAGAATGCATGTGGAAAATGTCGGAAACCTTACAAACGCTAGGAAGTTAGTGGGTGATCCACCTATTGTAAAACGTAAAGGCAAAAATGGAGCAATGAAATCATGGATTGACAAGCTTAACAACAAGCGGAAAAGTAATGAAACAAAAGCAAGAAAGAAATTACGGGAGTCAACAAG GTTGGAACCAAATGATGTAAACACTCAAGAAAAACAACCGAGGATAAAGAAAAAGC GGAAAAGCAAAGATTCTTTCAGAGAAATAAACAGCCAACCCGAATCTCTCCATGGTATGTTTTGA